One genomic region from Candidatus Curtissbacteria bacterium encodes:
- a CDS encoding succinate--CoA ligase subunit alpha → MSILVNKETKVLIQGITGKSGLQATGEILNYGTKVVAGVTPGKGGQEVEGVPVFNTIREALDSVGPVDVSMVYVPPLLAYDAAMEAIEAGIPLIQIFVEKIPIYDVSRILFAANKKGVRVLGPASVGAISPGEGKIGSIGGPNPDAVFSKGQVGVISKSGGMCSELGRLISNGGFGQSTVVGVGGDLLAGITFSDLLMMFQEDPDTKLVVAFGEVGGSSEIEAAKLIREGSFRKPFIVFLAGKFAESLPKDTSLGHAGAIVGLEATMEDKIKALRSAGAIVAENFEDIPALIRKTIR, encoded by the coding sequence ATGAGCATTCTTGTTAACAAAGAAACTAAAGTTTTGATACAGGGAATTACTGGTAAATCTGGATTGCAGGCAACAGGTGAGATTTTAAATTACGGGACAAAAGTAGTTGCTGGGGTTACGCCGGGGAAAGGCGGGCAAGAAGTCGAAGGTGTTCCCGTTTTTAACACAATCCGTGAAGCGCTAGATAGTGTCGGACCAGTCGATGTTTCGATGGTGTATGTTCCGCCGCTTCTTGCTTATGATGCTGCAATGGAGGCGATAGAAGCGGGAATACCCTTAATTCAAATTTTTGTTGAAAAGATTCCAATTTACGACGTTTCCCGAATTTTATTTGCCGCCAATAAAAAGGGAGTGAGGGTTCTGGGTCCTGCATCTGTTGGAGCAATTTCTCCCGGTGAAGGCAAAATCGGCTCTATTGGAGGTCCAAACCCAGACGCGGTTTTCAGCAAAGGCCAGGTTGGCGTCATTTCAAAATCTGGAGGAATGTGTAGCGAACTTGGACGGCTTATCTCAAATGGAGGATTTGGCCAATCGACAGTTGTGGGTGTAGGTGGCGATTTACTTGCAGGAATAACCTTTTCGGACCTTTTGATGATGTTTCAGGAAGATCCTGATACTAAGCTTGTTGTCGCGTTCGGAGAAGTGGGGGGAAGCAGCGAAATAGAGGCAGCTAAATTGATTCGAGAAGGAAGTTTCAGAAAACCATTTATTGTATTTTTAGCTGGTAAATTTGCTGAAAGTTTACCCAAAGATACTAGCTTAGGACATGCTGGTGCCATTGTCGGCTTAGAAGCAACGATGGAAGATAAAATTAAAGCGCTAAGATCCGCTGGTGCAATTGTTGCTGAAAATTTCGAAGATATACCTGCCCTCATCCGGAAGACAATTCGCTAG
- a CDS encoding citryl-CoA lyase: protein MAKYRTAITTHVEGKPHVHGYDLTGLAGNKSFTAAIYLVLKGELPDKNSEAMLNAILTIAIDHGVEPASVVAARNIYSGGSPVQAAVAGGVLAFGEYHGGAIERAMEIFKQYQPEGVDKLLDDFKKSGDRVSGFGHRLYSVDPRSERLIALAKEYGFYGKYVKFAVEVEERLSEGGKKLPLNIDGITAALLLEMDFNPKVGKGVFIIARVPGLVAHVAEEALREKPVRRLDENDVEYDGPRPRK, encoded by the coding sequence ATGGCTAAATACAGAACTGCAATTACGACTCATGTTGAAGGAAAGCCGCACGTGCACGGCTATGATCTTACGGGTCTTGCCGGGAATAAATCATTCACTGCTGCAATTTATTTAGTTCTGAAGGGGGAACTACCAGACAAAAACTCTGAGGCAATGCTCAATGCGATTTTGACGATTGCCATTGACCATGGGGTGGAGCCTGCGTCTGTTGTTGCTGCAAGAAACATATATTCTGGCGGTAGCCCAGTTCAGGCGGCAGTAGCTGGTGGGGTATTGGCGTTTGGGGAATACCACGGGGGAGCAATTGAACGCGCAATGGAAATATTTAAACAATATCAGCCAGAAGGTGTGGATAAGCTTCTTGATGATTTTAAAAAGAGTGGGGACAGGGTCAGCGGATTTGGTCACAGACTTTATAGTGTAGATCCTAGAAGCGAAAGGTTAATTGCGCTTGCGAAGGAATATGGGTTTTACGGGAAGTATGTAAAATTTGCAGTTGAAGTTGAAGAAAGGTTATCCGAAGGCGGTAAAAAACTGCCGCTCAACATTGATGGGATAACAGCGGCTCTTCTTTTAGAGATGGATTTTAATCCAAAAGTAGGGAAGGGTGTTTTTATAATCGCGAGGGTCCCCGGACTAGTTGCTCATGTTGCCGAAGAAGCACTGCGCGAAAAACCGGTGAGAAGGCTTGATGAAAATGACGTGGAGTACGATGGGCCAAGGCCCAGAAAGTAA